A genomic segment from uncultured Alistipes sp. encodes:
- a CDS encoding NUDIX hydrolase: protein MKDPKNRKWKVLTSEYLFRKPWFTVRHESLELPDGRRVPDYYVLEYPDWINVTAITRDGHFVLIDQYRHGLGETCYEIPAGVSEPTDNSMLAAAQRELAEETGYGGGEWQLLTVVAPNPATQTNLTHCFLATGVERISEQHLDPTEDLRVHLMTRREVLELLRTNRIRQALMAAPLWRYFAEHPEPEDTRPGR from the coding sequence ATGAAAGACCCGAAAAATCGAAAATGGAAGGTCCTCACGAGCGAGTATCTCTTCCGCAAACCGTGGTTCACCGTGCGGCACGAAAGTCTCGAACTCCCCGACGGCCGGCGTGTCCCCGACTACTACGTCCTCGAATACCCCGACTGGATCAACGTCACGGCCATCACCCGCGACGGACACTTCGTACTGATCGACCAGTACCGGCACGGTCTCGGCGAAACCTGCTACGAAATCCCGGCCGGAGTCTCCGAACCGACCGACAACTCGATGCTGGCCGCGGCACAGCGCGAACTGGCCGAAGAGACCGGCTACGGAGGCGGGGAATGGCAACTGCTTACGGTCGTGGCGCCCAATCCGGCCACGCAGACCAACCTTACCCACTGCTTCCTCGCAACGGGAGTCGAGCGCATCTCGGAACAGCACCTCGATCCGACCGAGGACCTGCGCGTCCACCTCATGACGCGCCGTGAGGTGCTCGAACTGCTCCGCACGAACCGCATCCGCCAGGCTCTGATGGCCGCTCCGCTGTGGCGTTACTTCGCCGAGCATCCCGAACCGGAGGATACCCGTCCCGGGCGATGA
- a CDS encoding 4Fe-4S binding protein: MPNKIYDSIRTVYFSPTGTSKKIAEAITRGIAAPANGSTVFTLPGSASRLAAQTIDLTHLSEPAAVELPAETVTVIAAPVYGGRIAPVAVKRLAGIRGSGGPAVVVALYGNRAFEHAVAELAALAAHQGFVPVAAAAFVGEHSYSTPATPIAAGRPDAQDLAAAEAFGQEVRQKLESGDAAPVDASQLKDRRAPSLSTLRFIRFVLGYRRQQRRNPVVYLPECDAERCTQCGRCAAICPVGAISRGDETRTDPARCIRCCACVKGCPTGARTFHTPFAEALSRNFFRRKKPVTLL; this comes from the coding sequence ATGCCGAACAAGATCTACGACTCGATCCGCACCGTCTACTTCTCACCGACCGGCACCTCGAAGAAGATTGCCGAAGCCATAACCCGGGGAATTGCGGCCCCCGCAAACGGGAGCACGGTCTTCACACTCCCGGGCTCCGCCTCCCGCCTCGCCGCGCAGACCATCGATTTGACGCACCTCTCCGAACCCGCAGCGGTCGAGCTCCCCGCCGAAACCGTCACCGTAATCGCCGCTCCCGTTTACGGGGGCCGCATCGCTCCGGTGGCCGTAAAAAGGCTGGCCGGGATTCGCGGATCGGGAGGTCCGGCCGTCGTGGTCGCCCTCTACGGAAACCGGGCCTTCGAACACGCCGTCGCGGAACTGGCCGCACTGGCGGCACATCAGGGATTCGTTCCCGTTGCCGCCGCGGCATTCGTCGGCGAGCACTCTTACTCGACCCCCGCGACACCGATCGCCGCCGGGCGTCCCGATGCGCAGGACCTGGCTGCGGCCGAGGCGTTCGGACAGGAGGTCCGGCAAAAACTCGAATCCGGAGATGCCGCCCCGGTCGATGCGTCGCAACTCAAGGACCGCCGGGCCCCAAGTCTGTCGACCCTGCGGTTCATCCGCTTTGTCCTCGGGTACCGCCGCCAGCAGAGACGCAATCCGGTGGTCTATCTGCCCGAATGTGATGCCGAACGATGCACGCAATGCGGGCGTTGTGCGGCAATCTGCCCCGTCGGGGCCATTTCGCGCGGAGACGAGACCCGCACCGATCCGGCACGCTGCATCCGCTGCTGTGCCTGCGTCAAGGGGTGCCCGACCGGAGCCCGCACCTTCCATACGCCCTTCGCCGAGGCGTTGTCCCGCAACTTCTTCCGCCGCAAGAAACCCGTCACCCTTCTGTGA
- a CDS encoding GNAT family N-acetyltransferase, producing the protein MIERLPTPAPHELDALTALWERSVRATHRFLKPGDIGFFRRIVREEALAAVELFVVRNATGEFAAFAGVAGEQLEMLFVDPAERGKGIGRELVRHVVRQCGVRQVDVNEQNAQAVGF; encoded by the coding sequence GTGATCGAAAGACTTCCGACACCCGCTCCTCACGAACTCGACGCCCTCACCGCCCTTTGGGAACGGTCGGTACGCGCCACACACCGGTTTCTCAAACCCGGGGACATCGGCTTCTTCCGACGCATCGTACGCGAGGAGGCCCTCGCGGCCGTGGAGCTCTTCGTCGTCCGCAACGCTACGGGAGAGTTCGCAGCCTTCGCGGGGGTGGCGGGCGAACAACTCGAAATGCTTTTCGTCGACCCCGCCGAACGCGGAAAGGGAATCGGCCGCGAACTGGTCCGGCACGTCGTACGGCAGTGCGGAGTCCGACAGGTCGACGTCAACGAACAGAATGCCCAGGCGGTGGGATTTTAG
- a CDS encoding transposase: MSKKRKIRCPHCGFLETIKWGTRSGCSRYYCKNCGSYFTDRRDWISDKNKFIWFARWVRGKQRICDLASESGYSERTLKRYFYRLLPQCPLWQIQRREKVNLLIDGTYFSNKICLVVYRDHNIKMTLLYRITRSETLRDLKADLTAIRDVGIQIESVTCDGSPNIIKAVREVCPEAILQRCTVHVAREIETWITRKPQTVAAQELLELVHLLNGVQTHDEAQLWIRAFIDWYRRHEPFINEKTVDELSGRWWFTHKMLHRSVSHIKRAIPDLFSYTRYPNVPKSSNSIESFFGHLKDNLRIHRGLSEQHFKDFVKWYLFLNSNDGIIKKRK; encoded by the coding sequence ATGTCAAAAAAACGAAAAATACGCTGTCCTCATTGTGGCTTTTTAGAGACAATAAAATGGGGTACTCGTAGCGGTTGCAGCCGCTATTATTGTAAGAATTGTGGCAGCTATTTTACGGATCGTCGAGACTGGATTTCCGATAAAAACAAGTTTATATGGTTCGCGCGTTGGGTTCGCGGTAAACAGCGTATTTGTGACCTTGCGAGTGAGAGCGGATACAGCGAACGCACCCTAAAAAGATACTTCTATCGGCTCTTGCCCCAGTGCCCTTTATGGCAGATACAGCGACGCGAGAAGGTAAATCTTCTGATCGACGGCACCTACTTCTCAAATAAGATTTGTCTGGTTGTATATCGGGATCACAACATCAAGATGACCCTCCTCTATCGCATAACCAGGAGTGAAACGCTGCGGGATTTGAAAGCAGACCTAACGGCTATACGCGATGTCGGCATTCAAATTGAGAGTGTCACCTGTGATGGATCTCCCAATATCATAAAAGCGGTGCGGGAAGTGTGTCCGGAGGCGATCTTGCAGCGTTGTACGGTACATGTAGCGCGAGAGATAGAGACGTGGATTACACGCAAACCACAGACCGTAGCGGCACAGGAACTCCTCGAACTGGTGCACTTGTTAAATGGAGTACAAACACATGATGAGGCACAGTTATGGATACGGGCTTTTATTGACTGGTATCGGCGACACGAACCATTTATCAATGAAAAAACCGTAGATGAGCTGTCGGGAAGATGGTGGTTTACGCATAAGATGCTGCATCGAAGTGTCTCGCATATCAAGCGTGCCATACCCGATCTGTTTTCATACACGCGATACCCTAATGTACCTAAATCTTCAAATTCTATTGAGTCGTTCTTCGGTCACTTGAAGGATAATTTAAGAATCCATCGTGGACTCTCGGAACAACATTTTAAGGACTTTGTAAAGTGGTATCTTTTCCTGAACAGCAATGATGGAATTATTAAGAAACGCAAATGA
- a CDS encoding transglutaminase-like domain-containing protein, with amino-acid sequence MIRWLILLLSVGLCACGGSRYGSGIPACYDPLLDAALSGSPRADSLRQLLRETPRAEREAMAWLIAWMPCGDRDTMRLDLLRENVSCACRARAQFPWSRTLPDSIFLNEVLPYAVVDEVRDSWRADFYERFAPCVAGCRTLREAAEAVNRAIVERVGVEYNTQREKTNQSPAESMRQHMASCTGLSVLLVDALRSVGIPARFVGTPAWHDDRGNHSWTEVWFDGGWHFTEYYFTDFDRAWFLADAGQATVGERSHAIYAVSFRPTGDWFPMVWSETSRSVHGVDVTRRYREFGAAHTEALLAGGTHVPVRFTMYRTASVEGTSAGRVAVNVDVFRGAEQVGGGRTAAPEQDMNDGFRILLEKHGSYTFRYENARGELSEVTVEVGDEPLSVAGCME; translated from the coding sequence ATGATACGATGGCTGATCCTTTTGCTGAGTGTGGGCCTCTGCGCCTGCGGCGGCAGCCGTTACGGGAGCGGCATCCCCGCATGTTACGATCCGCTGCTCGATGCGGCCCTTTCCGGGAGCCCGCGAGCCGACAGCCTGCGGCAGCTGCTGCGTGAAACGCCGCGCGCCGAACGCGAAGCGATGGCCTGGCTGATTGCCTGGATGCCGTGCGGCGACCGCGATACGATGCGGCTCGACCTGCTGCGCGAGAACGTCTCCTGTGCCTGCCGGGCTCGGGCGCAATTCCCGTGGAGCAGGACACTGCCGGATTCGATCTTTCTGAACGAGGTGTTGCCCTATGCCGTGGTCGACGAGGTGCGCGACTCGTGGCGGGCGGACTTTTACGAACGCTTTGCGCCCTGTGTGGCCGGATGCCGGACGCTGCGCGAAGCGGCCGAGGCGGTGAACCGCGCCATCGTCGAGCGGGTCGGCGTGGAGTACAACACGCAGCGCGAGAAGACCAACCAGAGCCCCGCAGAGTCGATGCGCCAACACATGGCCTCCTGTACGGGACTTTCGGTGCTGCTGGTCGATGCCCTGCGGTCGGTGGGGATCCCGGCGCGGTTCGTCGGGACCCCGGCGTGGCACGACGACCGCGGCAACCACAGCTGGACGGAGGTGTGGTTCGACGGCGGCTGGCACTTTACGGAGTATTATTTTACGGATTTCGACCGTGCGTGGTTCCTGGCCGATGCGGGGCAGGCCACGGTGGGGGAGCGTTCCCATGCGATTTATGCCGTGTCGTTCCGGCCGACGGGCGACTGGTTCCCGATGGTGTGGAGTGAAACGTCGCGCAGCGTCCACGGCGTGGATGTCACGCGCCGCTACCGGGAATTCGGAGCCGCACACACCGAGGCGCTGCTGGCTGGAGGAACACACGTCCCGGTCCGCTTTACGATGTACCGCACGGCATCGGTCGAGGGGACCTCGGCGGGGCGTGTTGCTGTGAACGTCGATGTTTTCCGCGGTGCGGAACAGGTGGGCGGGGGCCGTACAGCCGCTCCCGAACAGGACATGAACGACGGTTTCCGCATCCTGCTGGAGAAGCACGGGAGCTATACGTTCCGCTATGAGAATGCGCGGGGAGAACTTTCGGAGGTGACGGTCGAGGTGGGTGACGAGCCGCTGTCGGTCGCGGGCTGCATGGAGTGA
- a CDS encoding copper homeostasis protein CutC, with protein MTTELCAYSVDSCLVASRAGVIRVELCASPWEGGTTPSAAAIRRAREVPGIRLQVMIRPRGGDFCYTDSELEQMAEEIRFARACGADGVVLGVLTPDGEVDRVRTAALVAVADGLEVTFHRAFDMTRDPFEALEAVVACGCRRILTSGGCNTAVEGLATLRELVARAAGRLEIMAGSGVNASNARLLAAAGVDALHFSARGWRESRMRFRNPRVSMGGVAGIPEYAVPCADEALVRQILKELER; from the coding sequence ATGACAACCGAACTTTGTGCCTATTCCGTCGATTCGTGTCTGGTCGCTTCCCGGGCCGGGGTGATACGGGTTGAATTGTGCGCTTCGCCCTGGGAGGGCGGGACGACGCCTTCGGCTGCCGCGATCCGCCGGGCGCGTGAGGTCCCGGGCATCCGGCTCCAGGTGATGATCCGCCCGCGGGGCGGCGATTTCTGCTATACCGACTCCGAGTTGGAGCAGATGGCCGAGGAGATCCGCTTTGCCCGGGCGTGCGGGGCCGACGGGGTGGTCCTGGGCGTGCTGACCCCCGACGGCGAGGTCGACCGGGTGCGTACCGCGGCGCTCGTTGCGGTGGCCGACGGCCTGGAGGTGACCTTCCACCGGGCCTTTGACATGACGCGCGACCCGTTCGAGGCACTCGAAGCGGTCGTGGCGTGCGGCTGCCGCCGGATCCTCACCTCGGGCGGCTGCAACACCGCCGTGGAGGGACTTGCGACGCTCCGCGAACTGGTCGCCCGGGCGGCCGGGCGCCTCGAAATCATGGCGGGCAGCGGCGTGAACGCCTCGAATGCCCGTCTGCTGGCCGCGGCGGGGGTCGATGCCCTGCACTTCAGCGCCCGGGGCTGGCGTGAGAGCCGGATGCGCTTCCGCAATCCGCGGGTCTCGATGGGCGGTGTGGCGGGGATCCCCGAATACGCGGTTCCGTGTGCCGACGAGGCGCTGGTACGACAGATTCTCAAGGAACTCGAACGATGA
- a CDS encoding LUD domain-containing protein, which translates to MNSKEEILKRLAADGMPESPYPEMDFVPQRFEAREAVFAERLEAAGGRAVRMLPGETLDGVIRRCYPEARRIASALPEVTLATIDPDAVEDPRELVDVDLGVVRGSFGVAENGAVWIAQDIRHKALYFGATALMIVIPQDALVDTMHEAVVRPEVDDFGYGCFMSGPSKTADIEQALVFGAHGPMSVTVVLRGVNR; encoded by the coding sequence ATGAACAGCAAGGAAGAGATATTGAAACGTCTTGCGGCGGACGGGATGCCCGAGTCGCCGTATCCGGAAATGGATTTTGTTCCCCAGCGTTTCGAGGCGCGCGAGGCGGTGTTTGCCGAACGGCTGGAGGCGGCCGGGGGGCGTGCCGTGCGGATGCTGCCGGGGGAGACCCTCGACGGGGTGATCCGCCGGTGTTATCCGGAGGCGCGGCGGATTGCCTCGGCGCTGCCCGAGGTGACGTTGGCGACGATTGATCCCGATGCGGTGGAGGATCCGCGGGAGTTGGTGGATGTGGACCTGGGGGTGGTCCGGGGTTCGTTCGGCGTGGCGGAGAACGGTGCGGTGTGGATCGCACAGGATATTCGTCACAAGGCGCTCTATTTCGGCGCTACGGCCCTGATGATTGTCATCCCGCAGGATGCCCTGGTGGATACGATGCACGAAGCCGTCGTGCGCCCCGAGGTGGACGATTTCGGATACGGATGCTTCATGTCGGGACCGTCGAAGACGGCTGATATCGAGCAGGCGCTGGTTTTCGGGGCCCATGGTCCGATGTCGGTGACGGTGGTGTTGCGCGGCGTGAACCGGTGA
- a CDS encoding LUD domain-containing protein, translated as MSTHSQSAKRFVANAERLAWHDRALYAVREKRDRMMATVPEWESLRRLSSELKLHTLSHLGDYLCEFERNATANGMTVHWASDAAELNETVWGLIRAHGGRRLVKSKSMLSEECGLTPYLEARGVEAVESDLGERIMQLLHLPPSHIVLPAIAVRREEVGALFERELGTEAGNSDPTYLTHAARRALRPKFLDADISMTGVNFAVASTGALAVCTNEGNADLGTSFADLHIAILGIEKVIPDMKALGVFTRLLARSGTGQAVTTYTSLYRRPAPGREIHVILVDNGRSEWLADARHRNMLKCLRCGACMNTCPVYRRSGGYSYSYFIPGPLGINLGMLRSAERHRGNVSACSLCYSCSGVCPAKIDLGEQIYQWRQQLDELGLADRKKKLMVKGMDFVMGGPHRFYGAIALGRAAGKLPRWMLENGLNPWSAPGRAMPPFAPRSFNAGWKKEERK; from the coding sequence ATGAGTACGCATTCCCAATCTGCAAAACGCTTTGTCGCCAACGCCGAGCGTCTGGCGTGGCACGACCGGGCGCTGTATGCCGTCCGGGAGAAACGGGACCGGATGATGGCGACGGTCCCCGAGTGGGAGTCGCTGCGGCGCCTGTCGTCGGAGCTCAAGCTCCATACGCTGAGCCATCTGGGGGATTACCTTTGCGAGTTCGAGCGCAACGCCACGGCCAACGGCATGACGGTCCATTGGGCGTCGGATGCCGCGGAGCTGAACGAGACGGTCTGGGGTCTGATCCGCGCACACGGCGGGCGGCGGCTTGTCAAGAGCAAGTCGATGCTTTCGGAGGAGTGCGGGTTGACGCCCTACCTGGAGGCGCGGGGTGTCGAGGCGGTGGAGAGCGACCTCGGGGAGCGGATCATGCAGCTGCTGCATCTGCCGCCGAGCCACATCGTGCTGCCGGCGATTGCCGTGCGCCGCGAGGAGGTCGGTGCGCTGTTCGAGCGGGAGCTGGGGACCGAGGCGGGCAACAGCGATCCCACCTACCTGACCCATGCCGCCCGGCGGGCCCTTCGTCCGAAATTCCTGGATGCGGATATTTCGATGACGGGGGTCAACTTCGCCGTGGCTTCGACCGGGGCGCTGGCCGTCTGCACGAACGAGGGCAATGCCGATCTGGGGACGTCGTTCGCCGACCTGCATATCGCCATCCTCGGGATCGAGAAGGTGATTCCCGACATGAAGGCCCTGGGGGTCTTCACGCGGCTGCTGGCGCGTTCGGGGACGGGCCAGGCCGTCACGACCTACACGTCGCTCTACCGTCGTCCGGCTCCGGGGCGGGAGATCCATGTGATCCTGGTCGACAACGGGCGTTCGGAGTGGCTGGCCGACGCCCGGCACCGCAACATGCTCAAATGCCTGCGCTGCGGGGCCTGCATGAACACCTGCCCGGTCTACCGGCGTTCGGGCGGCTACTCCTACAGCTATTTCATTCCCGGGCCGCTGGGGATCAACCTTGGGATGCTTCGTTCTGCGGAGCGTCACCGCGGCAATGTGTCGGCCTGCTCGCTCTGTTATTCGTGTTCGGGGGTCTGCCCGGCGAAGATCGACCTCGGGGAGCAGATCTACCAGTGGCGGCAGCAGCTCGATGAACTGGGGCTGGCCGATCGGAAGAAGAAACTGATGGTGAAGGGGATGGATTTCGTGATGGGCGGTCCGCACCGCTTTTACGGGGCGATTGCACTGGGGCGTGCGGCCGGGAAACTGCCTCGGTGGATGCTCGAAAACGGCCTGAATCCGTGGAGTGCTCCGGGGCGGGCCATGCCGCCCTTTGCGCCGCGGAGTTTCAATGCCGGATGGAAAAAAGAGGAAAGGAAGTAA
- a CDS encoding (Fe-S)-binding protein, producing MKVGLFIPCYINALYPDVGRASYELLRHMGCEVDYPLDQTCCGQPMANAGFEKDARELAERMERLFAGYDYVVGPSASCAVFVREGYPRLLPDYREHACLDARIWEICEFLHDVVKPTHLDARFPHRVSLHNSCHGVRKMGLSSPSELQEPPRSKLRDLLSLVEGVEVVEPERRDECCGFGGMFSVEENAVSVAMGRAKVERHLATGAEYITGADSSCLMHMQGIITREGLPIRTIHLVEILNSRP from the coding sequence ATGAAAGTCGGATTGTTCATTCCCTGTTATATCAATGCGCTCTATCCCGACGTGGGGCGTGCTTCGTATGAGTTGTTGCGGCATATGGGCTGCGAGGTCGATTACCCGCTGGATCAGACCTGCTGCGGCCAGCCGATGGCCAATGCGGGTTTCGAGAAGGATGCCCGGGAGCTGGCCGAACGCATGGAGCGGCTCTTTGCCGGATACGACTACGTGGTGGGGCCGTCGGCGAGCTGTGCGGTTTTCGTGCGGGAGGGTTACCCGCGGCTGCTGCCCGATTACCGGGAACATGCGTGCCTGGATGCGCGGATCTGGGAGATCTGCGAATTTCTCCACGACGTTGTGAAACCGACGCATCTCGACGCCCGGTTCCCGCACCGGGTGAGCCTGCACAACTCCTGCCACGGGGTCCGGAAGATGGGCCTTTCGTCGCCGAGCGAGCTGCAGGAGCCTCCCCGTTCGAAGTTGCGCGACCTGCTGTCGCTGGTCGAGGGGGTCGAGGTTGTCGAACCCGAACGGCGTGACGAGTGCTGCGGGTTCGGCGGGATGTTCTCCGTGGAGGAGAACGCCGTGTCGGTGGCCATGGGACGGGCGAAGGTCGAACGCCATCTTGCCACCGGAGCCGAGTACATTACCGGAGCCGATTCGTCGTGCCTGATGCACATGCAGGGGATCATCACGCGGGAAGGTCTTCCGATCCGGACGATCCATCTGGTTGAAATCTTGAATTCGAGGCCATGA
- a CDS encoding Hsp20/alpha crystallin family protein — protein MVPVRRNQNWLPSIFNDFLNNDWLMERRNTTAPAVNILENDDEYKIEVAAPGMTKEDFKVHINEDNELIISMEKHNEEKEEDKKHKGTYLRREFSYTQFQQSLLLPDNVEREKISAKVEHGVMSIDIPKKKVMETASTARQIEIK, from the coding sequence ATGGTACCTGTAAGACGGAATCAAAACTGGCTGCCGAGCATTTTCAACGATTTTCTGAACAACGACTGGTTGATGGAGCGGCGCAACACGACGGCTCCGGCCGTAAACATCCTTGAGAACGACGACGAGTACAAGATCGAAGTCGCAGCTCCGGGTATGACCAAGGAGGATTTCAAGGTTCATATCAACGAGGACAACGAGCTGATCATCTCGATGGAGAAGCACAACGAGGAGAAGGAGGAGGACAAGAAGCACAAGGGCACCTATCTGCGTCGGGAGTTTTCCTACACGCAGTTCCAGCAGAGTCTGCTGCTTCCGGACAATGTCGAGCGGGAGAAGATCTCCGCAAAAGTGGAGCATGGTGTGATGAGCATCGACATTCCGAAGAAGAAGGTGATGGAGACCGCTTCGACTGCCCGCCAGATCGAGATCAAATGA
- a CDS encoding GNAT family N-acetyltransferase, translating to MQTRRHPAIFSYLCAGDRSARQPERYLPGMPNLQTPPMEQTLFRSATPADVPRILQIIRQAQRRMAAAGSLQWQDRYPAPGNIDDDLKHRYGHVITREGASGGPTVIAYGAIVFDGEPAYEALDGAWLTRGDYVVVHRLAVADEALGNGIGREFLKQTEQLARERGIRAFRIDTNFDNRRMLRILAQTGFVRCGKVVYRSGEREAFEKVL from the coding sequence ATGCAGACAAGACGACATCCGGCGATCTTTTCGTACCTTTGTGCCGGGGATCGGTCCGCCCGGCAGCCGGAGCGGTACCTTCCCGGAATGCCGAACCTGCAGACTCCGCCCATGGAACAGACCCTTTTTCGGTCGGCAACCCCTGCCGACGTCCCGCGCATCCTGCAAATCATCCGCCAGGCCCAGCGCCGCATGGCCGCCGCCGGAAGCCTCCAGTGGCAGGACAGATACCCCGCCCCCGGGAATATCGACGACGATCTGAAACACCGATACGGCCATGTGATCACCCGGGAGGGAGCGTCCGGGGGGCCGACGGTCATCGCCTACGGTGCGATTGTCTTCGACGGGGAACCGGCCTACGAGGCCCTCGACGGAGCGTGGCTCACCCGAGGCGACTATGTGGTCGTGCACCGGCTGGCCGTGGCCGACGAAGCACTGGGAAACGGAATCGGGAGGGAATTCCTGAAACAGACGGAACAACTCGCCCGCGAACGCGGGATCCGGGCCTTCCGCATCGACACCAATTTCGACAACCGGCGCATGTTGCGGATCCTCGCCCAAACGGGATTCGTGCGCTGCGGGAAGGTCGTATACCGCAGCGGCGAACGCGAAGCCTTCGAGAAGGTTCTCTGA
- a CDS encoding helix-turn-helix transcriptional regulator produces MKRQRRNDILVEQVIERLKSIRRTRGLTQENVRFDTDLNIGRIESGRHSISLTTLADLCDYYGISLEEFFKEIETQRQTARHEEKAV; encoded by the coding sequence ATGAAACGACAGCGGCGTAATGACATTTTGGTGGAGCAGGTGATCGAGCGGTTGAAGTCAATCCGTCGGACCCGGGGGTTGACCCAGGAGAATGTCCGTTTCGACACCGATCTGAATATCGGGCGGATCGAAAGCGGCCGCCACAGTATATCCTTGACGACTTTGGCCGATTTATGCGATTATTACGGGATTTCCCTGGAGGAGTTTTTTAAGGAGATCGAGACGCAGCGGCAAACCGCCCGACATGAGGAAAAGGCTGTGTAA
- a CDS encoding IS256 family transposase — translation MVLTKEQLSELICKHSERENGLQDLLEILLESMMVSERREYLRENSASGNKCNGFRPGHSYGHGRTLTFRIPRDRYGNFHPRILAILRHQEDECERLAGTLYTKGLTQEQVGEVFQDIYGEHYSKASISRMLDYLREDVSQWLTRSLEAYYPIVFIDCVHMKIHRKRSVETEAFYVVLAVREDKRREVLGIFNKPTESALGWGEMLTELQERGVRKIGLVCADGLKGLEDVISAVFPGTPLQRCTTHLKRNLLSCVRNGDKGELAEDLRQVFRTGDRSYTVERAWEQWQALCEKWGQDYRSFRRRGEDPAYKAYFTYLNYEARIQSMIYTTNWIERLQKDFRRVTRMRGAMPSEESVLLLMGKTAMDKKSYLRPVPRIDLDRELFPE, via the coding sequence ATGGTGTTGACAAAGGAACAACTTTCCGAATTAATATGCAAACATTCGGAGCGAGAAAATGGTCTTCAGGATCTGTTGGAGATCTTATTGGAGAGTATGATGGTCTCGGAACGCCGGGAATATCTCCGGGAAAACTCCGCATCAGGAAATAAATGCAACGGTTTCCGTCCGGGGCATAGTTACGGTCATGGCCGTACGCTGACGTTCCGGATACCTCGAGATCGCTACGGGAATTTTCATCCCCGGATTCTGGCGATCCTGCGCCATCAGGAGGATGAATGCGAACGCCTTGCCGGAACGCTGTATACGAAAGGTCTTACGCAGGAACAGGTTGGCGAGGTATTCCAGGATATCTATGGCGAGCACTACAGCAAGGCGAGCATTTCGCGGATGCTGGACTACCTCCGAGAAGATGTCTCGCAATGGCTCACGCGCTCTCTGGAGGCTTATTACCCCATCGTCTTCATCGATTGCGTACACATGAAGATCCACCGCAAGCGGAGCGTAGAAACAGAAGCTTTCTATGTGGTGCTAGCTGTGCGTGAAGACAAGCGGCGTGAAGTGCTGGGGATCTTCAACAAGCCCACGGAGAGCGCCCTGGGCTGGGGCGAGATGCTCACAGAGCTGCAGGAACGAGGCGTTCGGAAGATCGGCCTGGTGTGTGCCGACGGGCTGAAGGGTCTGGAGGATGTCATCAGTGCGGTCTTTCCCGGAACCCCGCTACAACGCTGTACGACGCACCTGAAACGCAATCTGCTGAGCTGCGTGCGCAACGGCGACAAGGGCGAGCTGGCCGAGGATCTGCGACAGGTCTTCCGTACGGGGGATCGCAGCTATACGGTGGAGAGAGCCTGGGAACAATGGCAGGCGCTCTGTGAGAAATGGGGTCAGGATTATCGCAGTTTTCGACGACGGGGCGAAGACCCAGCCTACAAAGCCTACTTCACCTATCTGAATTACGAGGCAAGGATTCAGTCGATGATCTACACGACGAACTGGATCGAGCGTCTGCAGAAGGATTTTCGACGGGTTACACGCATGCGGGGAGCCATGCCCAGCGAGGAGTCGGTACTGCTGCTGATGGGTAAAACGGCCATGGATAAGAAGTCCTACCTGAGGCCGGTGCCGCGGATCGACCTGGATCGGGAATTATTCCCCGAGTGA
- a CDS encoding phage integrase SAM-like domain-containing protein → MFLSQIENLKQTGRTGYALSHREVYNSLVKFNGHLNIYFSDIDTVWLKRIRRGTESSTTIGN, encoded by the coding sequence GTGTTCCTATCACAAATTGAGAACTTAAAGCAAACGGGGCGAACGGGCTATGCGCTATCGCACAGAGAGGTCTACAATTCTTTGGTGAAATTCAACGGACATCTGAACATCTACTTTTCAGACATCGACACGGTTTGGTTGAAACGCATCCGCAGAGGCACGGAATCGTCTACAACGATAGGAAATTAA